From a region of the Bombus terrestris chromosome 8, iyBomTerr1.2, whole genome shotgun sequence genome:
- the LOC100648055 gene encoding endoplasmic reticulum metallopeptidase 1, which produces MRDGVRLRQHISKRTTSDVVYQDKVSSKKKEVLPNETQHLLFLFTFYLFVSIIIITFEKKLPEPLMTDKEGLYPGRFIAERAHNHLLNITYIGPRIVGSYENEVLAIKYLTNIINNIIKDANENHKILVNVTKHSGAFPLKFLDGMTNVYRNVQNVIVKIGPHRPTKSSLLINCHFDTFPESPGGSDDGAGCAVMLEILRVISHSPKLFKHNVIFLFNGAEENLLQASHGFITQHPWAKEVKAFINLEACGAGGRELLFQAGPDSSWMLQIYAKSVPYPYASSLAQEIFESGIVPGDTDFRIFRDFGNVSGLDFAWATNGYVYHTKFDNIHQIPLGSLQRTGDNILALLQGIVLDNYLSEVPPQDHTGNPVFFDFLGTFVIRWPQYASSTINIISIVAGIYSIYLNMQNARRDVKKSVYLKHLLLCTGAIIVSWLVSILSCTLIALILTKLGKVMSWYARPAWLFFLYVVPTIFVSMTFFLFIGSRQKKEVKSAWILYQIYCDSYSIIWMSVLFYCVILEIRSGFIPLHWVVFPTLGNILRCNFFNKWRGWKWLLYYLMTMCLPYIQSFYLVIGALYLFIPIMGRSGSSINSEVVMANMLCILFSLLLSFTLPFVLLIKNAERILSVLVGIFLITIGVLILTPLGFPYSGDLSSLAPERFMIAHTQRQYYDVNGNLRYTGTGYWIADLDMNSPHSVESMVPEIGAITSTIKDCEKELYCGLPYFMPVTTFLWKTSWIPGPAPLINVPTKLELISKSIKQNIVSFTFNVTGPDHISIILSPYKGVHLGKWSILEGKPLEGPKWNDRETYFIYYSCASDCVPFTFSLELNVNSMPKTPCLSIALGGHFLHGEHQTSLRFKRFLAQFPSWTVVTPWTATYTSWQF; this is translated from the exons ATG AGAGACGGAGTCAGATTGCGTCAACATATCTCTAAAAGAACTACTAGTGATGTGGTATACCAGGATAAGGTTTcttcaaaaaagaaagaagtactGCCAAATGAAACTCAACATTTACTCTTTCTGTTTACCTTCTATCTTTTCGTATCCATTATCATTATCACGTTTGAGAAGAAATTACCTGAGCCATTAATGACAGATAAAGAAGGTCTATATCCAGGAAGATTTATAGCAGAAAGAGCACATAATCATCTTCTAAATATCACATATATTGGGCCACGAATTGTTGGAAGTTACGAGAACGAAGTGTtagcaattaaatatttaacaaacattATCAATAATATAATCAAAGATGCCAATGAGAACCATAAGATTCTAGTCAATGTAACCAAGCATAGTGGAGCTTTTCCTTTAAAATTTCTGGATGGAATGACTAATGTATacagaaatgtacaaaatgtcATTGTTAAGATTGGTCCTCATAGACCTACCAAAAgtagtttattaataaattgtcaTTTTGATACATTCCCAGAAAGTCCTG GTGGTTCTGACGATGGAGCTGGTTGTGCTGTGATGTTAGAAATTTTACGTGTGATTTCTCATAGTCCAAAGTTGTTTaagcataatgttatatttttgtttaatggTGCTGAAGAGAACTTATTACAG GCTTCTCATGGTTTTATAACGCAACACCCTTGGGCTAAGGAGGTCAAAGCTTTTATAAATTTAGAAGCTTGTGGTGCAGGCGGTCGTGAATTATTATTTCAGGCTGGACCTGATAGCTCTTGGATGCTTCAG ATATATGCTAAATCTGTTCCTTATCCCTATGCATCATCCTTAGctcaagaaatatttgaaagtggTATTGTACCTGGAGATACTGATTTTCGAATATTCAGAGACTTTGGGAACGTTTCTG gTCTTGATTTTGCTTGGGCAACCAATGGTTATGTGTACCATACTAAGTTTGATAATATTCATCAAATACCATTGGGATCTTTACAAAGGACTGGAGATAACATACTTGCTTTATTACAAGGGATAGTATTAGATAATTATTTATCCGAGGTACCACCTCAAGATCACACAGGAAATCCTGTGTTCTTTGACTTTTTAGGTACATTTGTAATCAGATGGCCACAGTATGCGTCAAgtacaattaatattattagtatagTTGCCGgtatatattcaatatatctAAACATGCAAAATGCTCGGCGAG atgtAAAAAAATCAGTATATTTAAAGCATTTACTATTATGTACCGGAGCAATAATCGTTTCATGGTTAGTATCTATACTTTCATGTACATTAATCGCCCTCATTCTTACTAAACTTGGGAAAGTTATGAGTTGGTATGCAAGACCAGCATGGTTGTTTTTCTTATATGTGGTCCCAACTATCTTTGTGTCAATGacgtttttcttatttattgggTCACGTCAAAAGAAG GAAGTTAAATCTGCATGGATCTTATATCAAATATACTGTGATTCGTATTCTATAATATGGATGTCTGTTCTCTTCTATTGTGTTATATTGGAGATACGATCTGGTTTTATACCATTACATTGGGTTGTATTCCCGACTCTTGGAAATATACTCCGATGTAATTTCTTTAACAAGTGGAGAG GTTGGAAATGGTTGCTTTATTATTTAATGACAATGTGTCTACCTTATATACAATCGTTCTACTTAGTAATTGGAGCTCTGTATCTTTTTATACCCATAATGGGACGATCTGGTAGCAGTATAAATTCAGAAGTTGTTATGGCTAATATGTTATGCATTCTCTTTTCCTTATTACTCAGTTTCAcg TTGCCATTTgtacttttaataaaaaatgcagAGAGAATCCTGAGTGTGTTAGtgggaatatttttaataactatAGGTGTATTAATTTTGACTCCACTTGGTTTTCCTTATAGTGGTGATTTGTCATCATTGGCACCAGAACGATTTATGATTGCG CACACACAAAGACAATATTACGACGTAAATGGTAATTTGCGGTACACTGGAACAGGATATTGGATAGCTGATTTAGACATGAATAGTCCACATAGTGTGGAAAGTATGGTACCTGAAATAGGTGCCATAACATCAACAATAAAAGATTgtgaaaaagaattatattgtGGCCTACCGTATTTTATGCCTGTTACGACATTTTTATG GAAAACAAGCTGGATTCCAGGTCCTGCACCATTGATTAATGTACCAACAAAACTTGAACTCATTTCAAAGTCGATAAAACAGAATATTGTCAGTTTCACCTTCAATGTCACAG GTCCTGATCatataagtataattttatcTCCATATAAAGGTGTTCATTTAGGAAAATGGTCTATTTTGGAAGGAAAGCCGTTAGAAGGACCTAAATGGAATGATAGAGAAAcatactttatttattattcttgtgCGTCCGATTGTGTTCCTTTCACATTTTCTCTTGAATTGAAT gtAAATAGTATGCCCAAAACTCCATGTTTATCAATAGCATTAGGTGGCCACTTTTTACATGGTGAACACCAAACATCTTTAAGATTTAAACGATTCTTGGCACAATTTCCATCTTGGACGGTCGTCACTCCATGGACAGCTACGTATACTTCTTGGCAATTTTAA
- the LOC100648166 gene encoding trimeric intracellular cation channel type 1B.1 produces the protein MDPEAFLDMANQVIKLKMFPYFDIAHSVLCALHVREDLGSGAQAFSRKHPLSCWLSTMLVVFASGMLCNGLLGEPIIAPLKNTPQVVVATIVWYMIFYTPFDIGYKIAKFLPVKIVCATMKEIYRCKKVYDGVSHAGKLYPNAYLIMVLIGTLKGNGAGFTKLFERLIRGVWTPTAMEFMQPSFPTKASMVASIIFVLDKKTDLISAPHALVYFGIVIFFVYFKLSSILLGIHDPFVPFENLFSALFLGGICDWLAKLLGRGQAKDEKADAKRKD, from the exons ATGGATCCCGAAGCATTCCTGGACATGGCCAATCAGGTcattaaattgaaaatgttcCCGTACTTTGATATCGCACACAGTGTACTCTGTGCTTTACACGTCAGAGAAGATTTGGGATCCG GTGCTCAAGCATTTTCTCGGAAACATCCTCTTTCATGTTGGCTTTCAACAATGTTGGTAGTGTTTGCAAGTGGTATGCTATGCAATGGTCTTTTAGGAGAGCCGATTATTGCACCTTTGAAAAATACACCACAAGTGGTAGTAGCAACTATTGTTTG gtatatgatattttatacaCCATTTGATATTGGATATAAAATTGCCAAGTTTTTACCAGTAAAGATAGTATGTGCTACTATGAAGGAAATATATAG GTGTAAAAAGGTATATGATGGAGTATCTCATGCAGGAAAACTTTACCCAAATGCATATCTTATCATGGTGTTAATTGGAACACTCAAAG gaAATGGTGCAGGCTTTACAAAACTTTTTGAACGCCTTATACGAGGAGTATGGACTCCAACTGCTATGGAATTTATGCAACCTAGCTt cCCTACGAAAGCATCAATGGTTGCATCCATTATTTTCGTCCTTGATAAAAAGACTGATCTCATTTCGGCTCCTCATGCGTTAGTTTACTTTGGTATCGTTATTTTCTTCGTGTATTTCAAG cTATCGTCCATTTTGCTTGGAATTCATGATCCGTTCGTACCTTTCGAAAATCTATTCTCTGCGTTGTTCCTCGGAGGAATTTGCGATTGGTTAGCCAAATTGTTGGGACGAGGCCAAGCTAAAGATGAGAAAGCGGATGCCAAGAGAAAGGACTAA